A single window of Synergistota bacterium DNA harbors:
- a CDS encoding DUF59 domain-containing protein, protein MRVLDELEKRVVGELKKIKDPETGSDIVSMGFVYGITIEENSVEVWVNFSRGMPGCFFCKVIAWNLIERISKDIVKGLSDAGFRRVRVLESANPELVYREEGF, encoded by the coding sequence ATGAGAGTGCTTGATGAGCTTGAGAAGAGAGTCGTTGGAGAGCTTAAGAAAATTAAGGACCCTGAAACCGGTAGCGATATAGTTTCAATGGGGTTCGTTTACGGAATAACCATTGAAGAAAACAGCGTTGAGGTCTGGGTGAATTTCTCTCGTGGTATGCCCGGTTGCTTCTTTTGCAAGGTTATCGCTTGGAACCTGATAGAGAGAATATCTAAGGATATAGTAAAGGGATTGAGTGATGCCGGTTTCAGAAGGGTCAGGGTCCTGGAGTCTGCGAATCCTGAGCTCGTTTATAGGGAGGAGGGATTTTAA
- a CDS encoding DUF362 domain-containing protein, with protein MAASRVYFMDMRATAEENAIKKFERLLKTARIGNMEFSGRTVALKIHFGEPGNLAYIKPNYVAKLVRFLKGLGAKPFLTDTNTLYRGKRSNAIDHLDVAMRNGFNPIVVECNVIIADGLWGFDYREVEVNLKHFDVAKIASAIAEADVLISLAHFKGHELTGFGGAIKNLGMGCASREGKLRMHSTSKPKMEKEKCVSCGECIRNCNYGAIRFDSDGKATINYDLCVGCGQCVVVCPSGAVQIVWETSIETCERIVEYAYAVLKDKPAFHINFVMNVSPYCDCWHYNDAPIVPDIGILASFDPVALDKASVDLVNNAPLNPYGPLGDREISPGEDKFSILHPKTSWKAMLDYAEEIGLGTQKYELIKI; from the coding sequence ATGGCTGCATCGCGGGTTTATTTCATGGACATGAGAGCTACCGCAGAGGAAAACGCCATCAAAAAGTTTGAGAGATTGCTTAAGACTGCGCGAATAGGAAACATGGAGTTTTCAGGTAGAACTGTGGCTTTAAAGATTCACTTCGGTGAGCCGGGAAACTTAGCCTATATAAAACCCAATTACGTGGCTAAACTCGTGAGGTTTCTCAAGGGCTTAGGGGCTAAGCCGTTTTTGACGGATACCAATACGCTCTATAGAGGAAAAAGGTCTAATGCTATAGATCATCTTGATGTTGCGATGAGAAATGGTTTTAATCCTATAGTAGTGGAATGTAATGTGATAATAGCCGATGGCCTATGGGGATTTGACTATAGGGAGGTAGAAGTAAACTTGAAGCACTTCGATGTAGCAAAGATAGCTTCAGCTATAGCGGAGGCTGATGTTCTTATATCTCTCGCTCATTTTAAGGGACATGAGCTTACGGGATTCGGTGGAGCTATTAAGAATCTTGGAATGGGGTGTGCTTCAAGGGAAGGAAAGCTTAGGATGCACTCTACCTCCAAGCCGAAGATGGAGAAGGAGAAGTGCGTCTCCTGTGGTGAGTGTATAAGAAACTGTAATTATGGGGCTATAAGATTTGATTCAGACGGAAAGGCTACAATAAATTATGATCTATGTGTTGGATGTGGACAGTGTGTAGTGGTATGTCCTTCTGGCGCTGTGCAAATAGTGTGGGAAACGAGTATTGAGACGTGTGAGCGCATTGTGGAGTATGCTTACGCAGTTTTAAAGGATAAACCTGCTTTTCACATCAATTTCGTTATGAACGTTTCGCCTTACTGTGATTGTTGGCATTATAATGATGCTCCTATAGTACCGGATATAGGGATTCTCGCTTCGTTTGATCCGGTTGCCTTAGATAAGGCATCGGTGGATCTCGTTAATAATGCGCCCCTGAATCCGTATGGTCCTCTTGGAGATCGCGAGATCTCTCCAGGCGAGGATAAGTTTTCCATCCTGCATCCAAAGACGAGTTGGAAAGCGATGTTGGACTATGCGGAAGAAATAGGTTTGGGCACCCAAAAATATGAGCTAATAAAGATATAA
- the lysX gene encoding lysine biosynthesis protein LysX: MCVWMVYTRLRVEEKMLIKAFEEEGIPLNLIHESKILFPLANGEAFPLTSPGVVLNRVISSSHAFYVSRALESRGFKVISSSKSISSCADKVLTSLILSENGIPVPRTYLAFSPESALEAIERVGYPAVLKPVNGSWGRLLAKVNDRDAAEAVLEHKYTLGNGVQRIFYIQEYVKKPGRDIRSFIVGRKCVAAIYRISPHWITNTARGGEARNCPLTPELIELSEKSAQAVDGEIVALDIFETPQGDLLVNEINHSPEFRNSITPTGVNIPGEIVRYIKGLLSGGEVN; the protein is encoded by the coding sequence GTGTGTGTATGGATGGTTTATACGAGATTGAGAGTCGAGGAAAAGATGCTTATCAAGGCTTTTGAAGAGGAGGGCATTCCTCTTAATCTGATTCATGAGAGTAAGATCCTCTTTCCCCTCGCTAATGGTGAAGCTTTCCCTTTAACTTCCCCGGGAGTGGTTTTAAACCGCGTTATATCAAGCTCACATGCCTTCTATGTATCCCGCGCTTTAGAAAGCAGAGGTTTTAAGGTTATCAGCTCCTCTAAGTCCATATCAAGTTGTGCAGATAAGGTATTAACGAGCCTTATCTTGAGTGAGAACGGTATACCCGTTCCGCGTACCTATCTGGCTTTTTCTCCTGAGTCGGCGCTTGAGGCGATAGAGAGGGTTGGCTATCCTGCGGTTTTAAAGCCGGTAAATGGCTCTTGGGGCAGGCTTTTAGCCAAGGTCAACGATAGAGATGCCGCCGAGGCGGTTCTCGAGCACAAGTATACGCTTGGAAACGGGGTTCAGAGGATATTTTACATCCAGGAGTATGTTAAAAAACCGGGTAGAGATATAAGAAGCTTCATTGTTGGGAGAAAGTGTGTTGCTGCTATATATAGAATCTCTCCACACTGGATAACTAATACGGCTCGAGGTGGAGAGGCTCGTAATTGTCCTCTGACTCCTGAGCTTATCGAGCTTTCCGAGAAATCCGCTCAAGCGGTAGACGGTGAAATAGTAGCCCTCGATATATTTGAGACGCCTCAAGGGGATCTTCTCGTTAATGAGATAAATCACTCTCCCGAGTTCAGGAACAGTATCACTCCTACAGGCGTGAATATCCCGGGAGAGATAGTGAGGTATATAAAAGGACTCCTTTCGGGAGGTGAGGTGAATTGA
- the lysW gene encoding lysine biosynthesis protein LysW has protein sequence MKVNCPECEAEITLENPEMGEIVVCPDCGVELEVVSTDPVRLDLAPEVEEDWGE, from the coding sequence ATTAAGGTAAACTGTCCGGAGTGTGAAGCGGAGATAACGCTTGAGAATCCTGAAATGGGTGAAATAGTAGTTTGCCCAGATTGTGGTGTGGAGCTTGAGGTAGTCAGCACTGATCCGGTGAGGCTCGATCTCGCTCCTGAGGTCGAGGAGGATTGGGGGGAATAG
- the lysX gene encoding lysine biosynthesis protein LysX, with translation MSLLRSRRIGGNSLGTDCKRVLIIYSILREEERIIERALRRRGIYVSLLQGNRAFWQLGDNEPDVDLVINRVLSGSQAEYISFLLEERGLKVINSFKATVISNNKALTTELLSREGIPVPRTYLAFSPESALGAIERVGYPAVLKPVNGSWGRLLAKVNDRDAAEAIVYHRWNLGGSGTKVFYIQEYVEKPGRDIRVLVMGGKVRYSVYRNSHHWITNTARGARAQLCPLSDEVKALSERVAQILGGDFIAIDLFESDGGILVNEVNSTPEFYRSSREVGIDVGEIFAEFVEEVLS, from the coding sequence ATCTCGCTCCTGAGGTCGAGGAGGATTGGGGGGAATAGCCTTGGGACGGATTGTAAAAGGGTTCTTATCATTTACTCAATTCTCAGGGAGGAGGAGAGAATCATAGAGCGTGCATTAAGAAGAAGGGGGATTTACGTTTCTCTTCTACAGGGCAACAGAGCTTTCTGGCAGCTTGGAGATAACGAGCCTGATGTTGATCTTGTCATAAATAGGGTTCTGAGTGGATCTCAGGCGGAGTATATTTCCTTTTTGCTTGAGGAAAGGGGATTGAAGGTAATCAATTCCTTTAAGGCCACCGTTATCTCCAACAATAAAGCATTGACCACCGAGCTACTTTCACGAGAAGGTATACCTGTTCCGCGTACCTATCTGGCTTTTTCTCCTGAGTCGGCGCTTGGGGCGATAGAGAGGGTTGGCTATCCTGCGGTTTTAAAGCCGGTAAATGGCTCTTGGGGCAGGCTTTTAGCCAAGGTCAACGATAGAGATGCCGCCGAGGCGATCGTATACCATAGGTGGAACCTCGGCGGCTCAGGAACCAAGGTCTTTTATATTCAGGAGTATGTTGAAAAACCGGGTAGAGATATAAGGGTCTTGGTTATGGGTGGGAAGGTGAGATACTCGGTTTACAGGAATTCGCATCATTGGATAACTAATACCGCTCGTGGGGCGAGAGCCCAGCTTTGTCCCTTGAGCGATGAGGTGAAAGCGCTTTCAGAAAGGGTGGCTCAGATTTTGGGAGGGGACTTTATTGCCATAGATCTTTTCGAGAGCGATGGTGGGATTCTGGTGAATGAGGTAAATTCCACGCCCGAATTTTATCGCTCCTCGCGAGAGGTTGGTATAGATGTGGGTGAGATATTCGCGGAATTTGTGGAGGAGGTGCTCTCGTGA
- the argC gene encoding N-acetyl-gamma-glutamyl-phosphate reductase, with product MKRVVVFGGRGYTGGELLRLIALHDGFELEAVASRSAVGEPIWRYHPHLRSLLRMNFVSYEDALSEDFDVAFIALSHGEGIDLVKDIHERGKLVVDLSANFRLRSPSLYEEWYSFSHPYPELLSEAVYGLPEVHRGELREARIISGVGCNATAIILALLPIAERGLIERFHADIRVGSSAAGAKVYEGSHHPERSRALRIYAVYEHRHLAEVFQEFGVRGEIRITAVELVRGLQAVVRCELRERMSEREVFKIYRKKYNNERFVELCPLHPDHLRFPDPRWVSGSNMCMVGLKLHEGGRILTVVSVIDNLVKGASGSAIQSANIALGFPEDMGLRIAPVYPV from the coding sequence GTGAAGAGGGTTGTAGTTTTTGGTGGCAGAGGCTATACCGGAGGGGAGCTCTTGAGGCTGATAGCGCTACACGACGGATTTGAGCTTGAGGCTGTCGCTTCGAGGAGCGCGGTGGGAGAGCCTATATGGAGGTATCATCCCCATCTTCGTTCTCTTTTAAGAATGAATTTCGTAAGCTATGAGGATGCTTTGAGTGAGGATTTCGATGTTGCTTTTATTGCTCTCTCTCATGGCGAGGGGATTGATCTCGTTAAAGATATTCACGAGAGAGGAAAGCTCGTTGTGGATTTGAGTGCGAACTTTCGCTTGAGATCTCCTTCCTTGTACGAGGAATGGTATTCCTTTAGTCATCCGTATCCCGAACTCCTGAGCGAGGCGGTGTATGGGCTTCCCGAGGTTCACAGGGGTGAGCTTCGGGAAGCGAGGATAATCTCTGGCGTTGGATGCAACGCCACTGCAATTATTCTCGCTCTTCTTCCCATCGCTGAGAGGGGGTTAATAGAGCGTTTTCATGCGGATATAAGGGTGGGATCTTCTGCTGCTGGTGCCAAGGTCTATGAGGGGAGCCATCATCCAGAAAGAAGCAGAGCTTTAAGAATATATGCGGTTTATGAGCACAGGCATCTCGCTGAGGTTTTCCAGGAGTTCGGCGTCAGAGGAGAGATAAGGATAACGGCTGTTGAGCTTGTCAGAGGGTTGCAAGCTGTAGTGAGATGTGAGCTTAGGGAGAGAATGAGCGAGCGTGAGGTTTTTAAGATCTACAGGAAGAAGTATAACAATGAGCGCTTTGTTGAGCTCTGCCCGCTTCATCCTGATCACCTTCGCTTCCCGGATCCAAGGTGGGTCTCTGGTAGCAACATGTGCATGGTGGGATTGAAACTTCATGAGGGTGGCAGAATCTTAACCGTAGTTAGCGTTATAGATAACCTCGTGAAAGGAGCGTCAGGAAGCGCGATCCAGTCAGCTAACATAGCTCTTGGCTTTCCTGAGGATATGGGATTGAGAATCGCACCGGTTTATCCGGTTTAA
- a CDS encoding [LysW]-aminoadipate kinase has product MIVIKIGGSLGESFDNICGDIRELWEEGKKIVIVHGGGDATNELSRRLGVRVEKVVSPSGFESRRTTREVLDVYVMACAGKVNRFLVAALQSVGIPAVGLSGADGRLVEAERKIIKALTPDGKKRVIRDDYSGKIKRINVDFLRKLMDFGYLPVIAPLAFSPKGELLNVDGDTLASKIAVELSSEALVILSDVPGLLRDPRDLGSLIREIQVENGEVALSYAQGRMKKKVKALLEAVDDGVPFGVIAPGYTGRPLLFALRGGGTVFKKGGRKFEADEAGRSVWQWALSQGAFEAG; this is encoded by the coding sequence ATGATAGTGATAAAGATAGGAGGAAGCTTAGGCGAAAGCTTTGATAATATATGCGGAGATATAAGGGAACTTTGGGAGGAAGGAAAAAAAATCGTAATAGTGCATGGTGGAGGGGATGCCACTAACGAGCTCTCGAGAAGGCTTGGGGTAAGGGTGGAGAAAGTGGTTTCTCCGTCGGGTTTTGAAAGCAGGAGGACAACGAGAGAGGTTCTCGATGTTTACGTTATGGCTTGCGCGGGTAAAGTTAATAGATTTTTAGTGGCTGCCCTTCAAAGCGTTGGCATTCCTGCCGTTGGCTTAAGCGGAGCTGATGGAAGGCTCGTTGAAGCGGAAAGGAAGATAATAAAAGCCTTAACACCGGATGGGAAGAAAAGAGTGATAAGGGACGATTACTCTGGAAAGATAAAAAGGATAAACGTGGATTTCCTGAGAAAGCTTATGGATTTCGGTTATCTGCCTGTTATCGCTCCGCTTGCTTTTAGCCCTAAGGGAGAGCTTCTTAACGTGGATGGCGATACGCTTGCTTCGAAAATAGCTGTTGAGCTTTCCTCTGAGGCTCTCGTCATACTTTCCGATGTACCCGGTCTTCTTAGAGATCCGCGTGATCTCGGAAGCTTGATAAGGGAAATTCAGGTGGAGAATGGAGAGGTTGCTCTCTCCTATGCGCAGGGAAGAATGAAAAAGAAGGTAAAGGCGCTTTTGGAGGCGGTCGATGATGGAGTGCCCTTTGGAGTTATAGCGCCTGGATATACAGGTAGACCCTTGCTCTTTGCCCTTAGAGGGGGAGGTACGGTATTTAAAAAAGGAGGAAGGAAGTTTGAGGCTGATGAAGCTGGAAGAAGCGTATGGCAGTGGGCTTTATCCCAAGGTGCCTTTGAGGCTGGTTAG
- a CDS encoding acetylornithine/succinylornithine family transaminase has protein sequence MKLEEAYGSGLYPKVPLRLVRGEGARVWDSTGREYIDCVAGHGVGIVGHSNPYVIEAVSSQVRKLVICSESFYNEERALLYEELLDLFDGRMGSVFLCNSGTEAVEAAIKFARLITGRKKIVALKRSFHGRTFGSLSATWNPKYREPFEPLVPMFAHIDPENEEELFNAVDEDTAALIFEPVQGEGGVYPLKSEFLKLAQKVCEERGALFIADEIQTGFCRTGRYFAFQRYDLSPDIVCLAKGMGGGLPVGAVVMKKSLGKLPPKTHGSTFGGNPLSCAAARAAIRYMKDKELDKRAERLGELFLNGLREIKSPVIREVRGLGLMVGIDLKRRSTPYLKALASKGVLALQAGPTVMRFLPPLVITERDIERVTLAVKEVLSLE, from the coding sequence ATGAAGCTGGAAGAAGCGTATGGCAGTGGGCTTTATCCCAAGGTGCCTTTGAGGCTGGTTAGAGGCGAGGGAGCACGCGTTTGGGACTCAACCGGCAGGGAGTATATAGACTGTGTTGCAGGACATGGTGTGGGCATAGTGGGGCATTCAAACCCCTATGTTATTGAGGCGGTTTCATCTCAGGTAAGGAAGCTTGTAATCTGCTCTGAGAGCTTTTACAACGAGGAGAGAGCTCTGCTTTATGAGGAGCTTCTTGACCTCTTCGATGGTCGTATGGGAAGCGTCTTTCTATGTAATAGTGGGACGGAAGCGGTAGAAGCTGCGATTAAGTTTGCGAGGCTCATAACGGGAAGAAAAAAGATAGTTGCTTTAAAGAGATCTTTTCACGGTAGAACCTTTGGATCTCTTAGCGCTACTTGGAATCCTAAATATCGAGAGCCGTTTGAGCCACTTGTTCCCATGTTTGCTCATATTGATCCGGAAAACGAGGAGGAGCTCTTTAACGCAGTGGATGAGGACACTGCCGCTCTTATATTCGAGCCGGTTCAGGGGGAGGGAGGGGTTTACCCTCTAAAATCCGAGTTCTTGAAGCTTGCTCAGAAGGTGTGTGAAGAGAGAGGTGCTCTCTTTATAGCAGATGAGATTCAAACTGGCTTTTGCCGTACGGGGAGGTACTTTGCCTTTCAAAGATATGATCTTTCTCCTGATATAGTGTGTTTGGCTAAGGGTATGGGAGGGGGACTTCCTGTAGGAGCGGTCGTAATGAAGAAATCTCTGGGGAAGCTTCCCCCAAAGACTCATGGTTCAACCTTCGGTGGTAATCCGCTCTCCTGCGCAGCTGCGAGAGCGGCTATACGATATATGAAAGATAAGGAGCTTGATAAGAGAGCAGAAAGACTTGGGGAATTGTTTCTTAATGGATTAAGGGAGATAAAATCTCCCGTTATCAGGGAGGTAAGAGGCTTGGGTTTGATGGTGGGCATCGATCTTAAAAGAAGAAGCACCCCATATCTTAAAGCTCTTGCTTCAAAGGGGGTTTTAGCCCTGCAGGCGGGGCCCACAGTTATGCGTTTTCTCCCGCCCCTTGTTATAACCGAAAGGGATATCGAGAGGGTGACATTGGCGGTTAAGGAGGTCCTAAGTTTGGAATGA